In Pseudomonas campi, the sequence CCGCGGCCAGCGCCGCCGGGGTGGCGATCAGGCCGATGCTGGTGGCGTCCATCACCGAAGGCATGTCCAGCACGCACACCGCCCAGCAGGTGTTGGCCACCTTGGCGCTCTCCCCTACGGCCGCCAGCCAGCCCAGGTAGGCGGCCAGGGTGATGCCGCCGGAGCAGGAGCCCCACATGTTCACGTCCGGGCTGCCGCTGATCTGCCGCGCCACGTCCACCGCCTGGTCCAGGCACTGCACATAGTCGGACAGGCCCCAGTCGCGCTGTTTGGCGGTGGGGTTGCGCCAGCTGATGACGAACAGCTGCACGCCGCTGTCTTGCACCCACTTGATCAGGCTCTTTTCCGGCGACAGGTCGACGGCGTAGTACTTGTTGATCTGCGGCGGCGACATCACCAGCGGCCGCTCGAACACGTTCGGCGTGCTCGGCGCGTACTGCAGCAGCTCGAACATCTTGTTGCGGAACACCACTTCGCCCTTGGCGGTGGCGATGTTCTCGCCCAGCTTGAACGGCTCGCTGTCGACCTGGCTGGGCATGCCCTGGTTGTGCAGGATGTCGCGGGCCAACTGGCGACCGCCCTGCAGCAGGCTCATGCCGCCGGTGTCGAGCACCTTGCGCAGCGCCGTGGGGTTGGTCAGCAGCAGGTTGCTGGGAGCCAGGGCGTCGACCAGCAGCGAGGCGACGAAACGGGCACGGCCCTTGTCGGCACCTTCCAGATCCGACGCCTCGATAAAGGCGCTGAGCTCGCGCTCGCCGGCCAGGTAACTCTGCACCAAAGCACGCAGAAAGCCGTTGCTCTGCCAGGTCGGATCGGCGAAGCGCTTGTCCTTGGCTGCCGGCGCCAGCTCTGACTCGCCGGTGGCGATGCGGTACAGCTCCCGCAGGTAGTTGCCGGAGTGCATGCCGGCCTTGAACGGGGTGCGCAGCACGGCCTTGAGCAAGGTGCCGGCGGCACCGAGCAGATCGCGCGGGCGCACGCCGATCAGCGGGGTCACCGCCAGGGTGTGGCGCTCGGCGGCGACGGCCAGCTCGATCGCGGGGACTTCGGCAGCCTTTATCACCGCCTTCTTTACCGCCGGCTTGGCGACCGTCTTCACTGCCTTCTTCAGCGGCTGCTTTGCGGCCTCGTGCTCGCTCGGCTGGGCGCCCTGCCCGACCGCCGCGACGCTTTTGGCCCGGCTGGCGCGCGGCTTGCGCGGCGCCCGTGGGGTAACGGCGGGCGCAGCGGGCTGTTCGGCGCCGCTCGGGGCCGCAGGCATTGCGGGGGGTTGGCTCATGACGGTTCTCGAACTGACGGACGCGGAAGGCGCGGGCTCAATGGGTAACTCACCAGGCCCACTGCAACAGCAGCAGCACCAGGACGACGAGGAACACGGTTTCGCCGATCATCAGCAGGATCGGCTTGATCCCCACTGCGGCCAGCTCCTTGATCTGGGTTTTCATGCCCAGGGCACTGATGGCCACCACCAGGCACCAGCGCGACAGCTCGTTGACCCCGCCCTGCACCACCTGCGGCACCCAGCCGGTGCTGTTGATGCAGGCCAGCGCGAGGAAGCCGACGGCGAACATCGGCAGCAGCGGCGGCCGCTTGCCGGTCGTGTCGGCGCCCTGCATGCGGGTGATCATGGCGGCCACCACGATCACCGGCAGCAGCATAGCGACGCGCATCAGCTTGACCACGGTGGCGGTGTCGCCGGTCTCGGTGGACATGCTGTAACCGGCACCGACCACCTGGGCTACATCGTGAATGGTCGCACCGAGGAACACCCCGGCCATTTGCGGCGACAGGCCGACCCAGTTGGCGATCATCGGATAGAGGATCATCGCTACGGTGGACAGCGCCGACACGCCAATCACGGTAAACAGAACGGCACGTTCCTTCTGCGGGTGGTTGGGCAGCGCGGCGGCCAGCGCCAGGGCGGCCGAGGCACCGCAGATAGCGGTGGCGCCGCCGGTGAGCATGCCGAACAGGCGCTGGAAGCCCATCAGCTTGGCCGCCACCACCGACACCAGAATGGTCACCACCACCAGCGTCACCACCAGCGCCACCGGCTTCCAGCCGAGGCCGGCGATCTGCTCCAGGGTGATGCGCATGCCCAGCAGGGCCACGCCGATACGCAGCACGCTGCGCGCGGTGAACTCGATGCCCGGCTTGCACTTGCCCTCGCCGGAGAGGAAGTTCAGCGACATGCCTAACAGCAGGGCGAACAGCATCACCGGCGCGCCGTAATGCTCGGAGAGGAAAGTCGCCGCGGCAGCGACGATCAGGCTGACGACAACGCCCGGCGCCAGTTCGCGCGCGCGGCTCTGGATGCTGGCAAGTGCGAGGCTGCTCATGCCGACAGCTCCTGGGCAGCGCTGTAGGCCAGGGTTTCGAGCATGGCCGCGAGCAGCACTTCGGCCGGCTGCGCACCGGAAACGGACTGACGTCGGTCGAGAATGAAATGCGGCACCCCGCCTGCCGCCGCGTTGACCAGGCCGACAAAGGGCTCGCCATCACCCCGCAGGCAGTCGGCCACGGCCGAGCGTTCGAGGCCGCAGGATTCGGCGATGCTCAGCAGGGTGGCGCGCGCGCCAAGGTCTTCGCCATGCTGGAAATAGGCGGCGAACAGGCGTTCCAGCAAGGCATCGCGCTGGGCCGGCTCGGCCAGTGCCTCAGCCCGCTGCAGCAGGCGGTGGGCATCGGCGGTATTGGGCATGCGGGCGATGCGCGTCAGGTCGATCTCCAGGCCGGCCGCCGCAGCGGCCTGCTGCACCTGGGCCTGGCGCATGCGCACGGCCTCGGCGCTGCCCAGGCGGTTGAGGTAGAACTCGGCAAAGGGCTCGCCCTGGGCCGGCATATGCGGCAGCAGCTGCACGCCATGCCAGACCAGATCGACCGCGACCTCCGGACGACTGGCGCGCAGCTGCGCCAGGGCACGCTCCAGCTGGCGCTTGCCGATCAGGCACCAGGGGCAGATGAAATCGAAGAACACATCGATCCGCAGCGAACGACTCACGACTGCACCTCCAGCGCCGCATCGAGCGCCTTGTCCTCACCGCCATTGCCTTTCAGGCGGGCCATGTCCTTGAGGTAGTGGCGCTTGCCGTAGAAGAACACCGCTGCCGCAGCGATGCTGACCAGTGGCACCAGTTGGAAGGCGTTGTCCAGGCCGATCAGGTCGGAGAGCTTGCCGGTCAGCAGCGGCCCGGTGGCCAGGCCGAGCAGGTTGTTGGCCAGGGTCAGGGTGGCGAAGGCGGTGCCGTGCACGCTGTAGTGGGTCAGGTTGGCGACCATGGCGCCAGCCGGGCCGGAGGTGCCGGCAGCGATCAGCATGCCCAGGCCGATCATCACCAGCTGCGGCATGCCGAACGGCAGGGCGAAGGCCAGCGACAGCAGCAGGCAGCTACCCAGGCAGTAGGCGATGGACAGCATGAATTTGCGATCCGGACGGTTGCGGCACATGCGGTCGCTGAGCATGCCGCAGAGGATCATGCCGGCGCCGCTGCACAGCACGATGATCGCCGCCACCGCGCCGGCCTTGTCAGTGGTCATGCCGTAGAAACGGTTGAGGTAGCTGGGCATCCAGACGATCACGGTGCCGCCGACGAACAACTGCAGACCGCTGCCGACATAGGCGCTGATCACCGAGCGGCTGGAGTACAGGGTGCGCAGCGGGCGGCTGACCTTGTCCGCCGCTTTGCGCGCGGCGGAGGCTGCCGCCTGGGGGGCGATACGCGAGGTCTTGACGATGAGCGGGTAGAGCAGCGCCAGCACCAGGCCGAAGATGGCCATGCCGGCAAAGGCCCAGCGCCAGCCGAAGTGCTGAGCCAGCACGCCACCGGCCGCCATGCCCAGCACGGAGCCGAACATGCCACCGGAAATGAAGGCACCGGAAAGGGTGGCGCGCATCTCGCGGGGGAACACCGAAACCACCACGGCGATACCCACGCTGCCGTAGGCGGCTTCGCCGACGCCGACCAGGAAACGCGCAACGAACATCTGCTCATAAGTCTCGGCCACGGCGCAGCCCAGGGTCGCCAGGCTCCACAGCACGGCCATGATGGTCAGGCTCTTGATCCGGCCGAAGCGGTCGGCCATCAGCGACAGCGGGAAGGTCAGCAGGCCGACCATCAAGGCGACGATGCCGCTGAGCAGGCCCAGCTGGCTGTCGGACAGCGCCCACTCTGCCTTGAGCAGAGGGAATACGGCGTTGAGCACCTGGCGCGACATGTAGTCGGAGATCAGCAGACCGAAGGTCAGCGCAAAAACGATCCAGGCATAGGTGCGTGGAATACCGAGCGACGTGTCGATACCGTCGTCGCTGATGTGATGGGCCATGCTGCCTCCTGGGAGCGTTTTGTTGTACTTGGAACCGGCTCTGAAAAAGCTTCGCCCCGACTCTTCGTGGGAGTGGACGCCCGGTGCATGTGCTTGTCTGCGTGGCGACAAGCGGGAAACACCGGTCTGGTGGAAGCCTTTGCACAATCGGATCGAGGTCGGTCGAACACGGGCGGCCAGGCCTCCCGTGTCCGTCACGGCCCCTGTGCCGCGGGGCAAGCCCGCGACTCAGTATCCGCCCCCTGACCTGACCCGCAGGGGACTGATTACTTGCCTCAGCCGCGCTGCGGCTGAATCACTTGCGCAGGAAGCCCTGCTGACCGCCCTTCGGATTCGGCGCGAAGCCGTTGGCGGCCAGGGTTTCTTCGACCGTGTTGTAGAAAACGCCGATCTTGAGGATCTCGCGCGCTTCCTTGCCGTTGGCAACCGGACGGCCAATTTCTTTGGCGATGCGCACCAGCTGTTCGATCTGTTCGACGGAGGTCATCTTGCGCGAACGATCCTGGGTCCAGATGTTGTCCTCGATACCGCAGCGCACATGCAGGCCCATCGCCATGCCCATCAGGTTGACCGGCAGGGTATTGAGCATGGTGCTTTCCACCGTCAGCATGGTGCCGTCGGGGATGGCGCGCAGGAAGTTGGCCATGCTGTAGATATGCGGCTGGTCCATGCCACCGCCAATCGCCACCCAGTTGCACACCAGCGGCCCCTTGTAGACGCCGCGCCGGATCAGGCGCTCCACCGACTCGTAGCTGTTGATGTTGTAGAACTGGAAGGCGCTCTGGATGCCGGCGGCGCTCAGGCGGCGCACATGCTCCTCGATAAAGCTCGGGCCGGAGGGCACGATCATCTCGCGGTAGGCCTCAAAGGTATCGCTGCCCATGGACGTGCCCGTGTAGTCGCGCACATCCATCTGCTCGATGACGTTCATCTGCGTGGTGTTGACCGTCACAGTGACCTGGTCGGGCTTGGGATCGAGTTCGGCGAGCATGTGACGGGTGTCGTCATGCAGCCACTTCGCGGCCGCACCGTCTTCCGGGGGCGCGAAGGAGATGGAACCGCCGACCTGGATAACCATGTCCGGCACGGCCTTGCGGACGCCGGCAATCAGTTCGTTGAACTTGGACAGGCGCTTGGAGCCCTTGCCGTCCAGTTCACGCACGTGCAAATGCAGTACGGAGGCGCCGGCTTCGTAGCAGTCAACCGCCTTCTGGATCTGCTCTTCCATGGTCACCGGAATGTCTTCCGGATAGTCAGAGGGGACCCATTCGGGGCCATAGGGGGCCGCTGTGATGACGAGTTTGTCCTGATTTTCAGGAAAGAGAGAACCGTCAAGGAAGTTCATGCCTGTTGCCTCAAATAATTATTAGTAAGTGGCGCGACTGGGATGTATCGACTCAGTAGGTCTTGTCGCCGATGATCCCGGCACGCTCCATCTTGCGATGGCAGGGTGGGTAATCCATGACCGCGTAATGCTGGGTACTGCGGTTGTCCCAGATCGCCACGCTGTTCGGCTGCCAGCGCCAGCGCACCTGATGCTCGGGGATGTACGCCTGGCTGATCAGGTAGCGCAGCAGGTCGCTGGCACCGGGATTGGCGTCCTGGCCGAAACGCACCCGATCGGGGGTGTGGTAGTTGCTCAAATGGGTGGTGAAGGCATTGACGAACAGCACCTTCTCGCCGGTCTCCGGGTGAGTGCGCACCACCGGGTGCTCGGCATCCGGGAACTGCGCCTTGAGCGCCAGGCGCTTGTCGATCGGCATCGCCGCACCGAAGCTGGCCTCGATACTGTGACGGGCGCGCAGGCCTTCGATTCTGGCTTTGACGTCATCCGGCAGATTGGCATAGGCCACCACCATGTTCGCCCACATGGTGTCGCCGCCTACCGGCGGACACTCCACACAGCGCAGCACGCAGCCCATGGGCGGCGCCTCGCGCCAGGTGGCGTCGGTGTGCCAGGCGTTCTCGTAGCGGTCCGCCGGCTGATCCGGGCGCTTGTAGATCTGCACCAGGCCCGGATGCTCCGGATCGCTGCCAGCCACCGGATGGTCTTCCAGCTCGCCAAAACGGCGGGCGAAGGCCACATGCTCGGCGCGGCTGAACTCCTGCTTGCGCAGGAACAGCACGCGATGCGTGAGCAGCTGGGCACGGATCTCGGCAAACAGGCCATCGTCATGGATGGCGTCGGCGAGATTCACCCCGACCAGCTCGGCGCCGATGTTGTAAGTCAGTTGTTCGACTTGCATGACCAACCTCCTCAGATGATGAAGATCGACGAACCGGTGGTCTTGCGCGACTCCAGATCACGGTGCGCCTGCACCGCATCCTGCAGGGCGTAGTGCTGGTTGATCTCGATCTTGATCCGGCCACTGCCGACGTGATCGAACAGCTCGCCAGCCAGGGCAGCCTTCTCGGCCGGGTCGGCGATGTAGTCGGCCAGGGCCGGACGGGTCATGTACAGCGAGCCTTTCATGGCCAGCAGCTGCGGATTGAAGCCCTCGATCGGGCCGGAGGCGGTGCCGACGCACACCAGCAAACCACGGCGCTTGAGCGAGTCCAGCGAACCCATGAAGGTGTTCTTGCCGACGCTGTCGAACACCACGTTGACGCCGACGCCATCGGTCATCTCGCGCACGCGCTTGGCGACGTCCTCATGGCTGTAATTGATCGTGTGGTCGCAGCCGTGGGCGCGCGCCACTTCGGCCTTGGCCTCGCTGGACACGGTACCGATCACGGTGAGGCCGAGCAGCTTGGCCCACTGCGCCACGATCAGGCCGACGCCACCCGCGGCGGCGTGCAGGAGGATGCTGTCGCCCGGCTTGAAGTCATAGATACGACGCATCAGGTAGGACGAGGTCAGCCCGCGCATGGTCATGGCCGCGGCGGTCTCGAAGGCGATGGTGTCCGGCAGCTTGATCAGCGGCGCAGCCGAAATCAGGCGCTCGGTGCTGTAGGCGCCGAGGGTGTTGAGGAAACCCGTGTAGGTAACGCGATCACCCACCACCACATTGCTCACGCCCTCGCCCACCGCCTGCACCACACCGGCCGCTTCCACGCCCATGCCGTTAGGCATCGGGATCGGGTAGGTGCCATTGCGGAAATAGGTGTCGGCGTAGTTCAGGCCAACGGCCACATGGCGCAGGCGAACTTCGCCCGGGCCGGGTTCGCCGACTTCAACGTCCTCATAACGCAGGACTTCGGGACCACCGGTTTCGTAGAAGCGTACGGCTTTGGCCATGTCTGTTTTCTCCAATCATCGATCTTGACGAACAGCGTCGATTTACGTTGATTGGACTTTAGGGCGCAGGCTGCCCGGGTGCTTCTCATCAGACGACAGGCACTTTTCATTTCATGACAAGGCCGGCGGCAGCAGGCTCCGCCTGGCCTGCGGCGCAAAGCGCACAGTATGTGCATAACGCTGAACACGGCCCCCTCGCACCGTCCAGCGAGGAGCCCGCCGGGCTGCAGGCGTACTGGTCAGCGGCAAGCCGTGCAGGCTGGGTATTCAGGGCGCATGTACAGCAGCCGACGGGGACATGCTGGCAGAGGGATGACCACGTACCAGCCGGCCACAAGGAGGAAGAGGTGAAACTCGAGCAGGCCCAGGTCGGATTAGAGCTCTAGACTGCAGGTAGACCGAACGAGCGTGAAAAACAAAACGCGTGAAAAACAAAAAAGGCGATCCTTTCGGATCGCCTTCTAAGTCCCGTGCAGGACGGGTTTGTTTGGTAGGCACAATTGGACTCGAACCAACGACCCCCACCATGTCAAGGTGGTGCTCTAACCAACTGAGCTATGTGCCTGCAATGGCCGCGCATTTTACGGATAAGCGCATGACTGTCAACACCTTTTTCGCTAAGTGGCTGAAAAAGTGGATTTTTTGTCTTTGACACGAAACGTTAAAAATTTTGCACAGAGGCTAGCCGGGCATTTTCAAGTCGAGTAGCATCGCCTCATTCGTAAAAAATAAAGAACAAAGGTTCCAATATGACGCACACCCCCTACCCCCAGTCCTACTACGCCGCTTCCGCCAATCCGGTTCCGGCACGTCCAGAACTGCAGGGCGAGACCGAAGCCGATGTCTGCATCATCGGTGCCGGCTACACCGGTCTGTCGACGGCGCTGTTCCTGTTGGAGAACGGCTTCAAGGTGACCGTACTGGAAGCCGCCAAAGTCGGCTTCGGGGCGTCCGGGCGCAACGGCGGGCAGATCGTCAACAGCTACAGCCGCGATATCGACGTGATCGAACGCACCGTCGGCCCCAAGCAGGCACAGCTGCTCGGGCAGATGGCTTTCGAAGGCGGCCGCATCATTCGTGAGCGCATCGCCAAGTACAACATCCAGTGCGATCTGAAGGACGGTGGCGTGTTCGCTGCCAATACGCCAAAGCACATGAAGCACCTGGAGTCGCAGAAGAAGCTGTGGGAACGCTACGGCCACACCCAGCTGGAACTGATGGACGCCAAGCGCATCCGCGAAGTGGTCGCCAGTGACAGCTATGTCGGCGGCATGCTCGACATGAGCGGCGGCCATATCCACCCACTCAACCTGGCCCTCGGTGAAGCGGCAGCGGTCGAGTCGCTGGGCGGCGTGATTTACGAACAATCGCCGGCCATCCGCGTCGAGCGTGGCGCCAACCCGGTGGTGCACACCCCGAACGGCCGCGTTAAAGCCAAGTTCGTGGTCGTGGCCGGTAACGCCTATCTGGGCAACCTGCTGCCGGAGCTGTCGGCCAAGTCGATGCCGTGCGGTACTCAGGTGATCACCACCGAGCCGCTGGCCGCTGACGTGGCCAAGAGCCTGCTGCCGCAGGACTACTGCGTCGAAGACTGCAACTACCTGCTCGACTACTACCGCCTGACCAGCGACAAGCGCCTGATCTTCGGCGGCGGCGTGGTCTACGGTGCCCGCGATCCGGCGAACATCGAGGCGATCATCCGTCCGAAAATGCTCAAGGCCTTCCCGCAGCTCAAAGACGTGAAGATCGACTACGCCTGGACCGGCAACTTCCTGCTAACCCTGTCGCGCCTGCCGCAGGTGGGCCGGATCGGCGACAACATCTATTACTCGCAAGGTTGCAGCGGCCACGGCGTGACCTACACCCACCTGGCCGGCAAGGTGCTGGCCGAGGCCCTGCGTGGCCAGGCCGAGCGCTTCGACGCCTTCGCCGACCTGCCGCACTACCCGTTCCCGGGTGGTCGCCTGTTCCAGGTGCCGTTCAGCGCCATCGGCGCCTGGTACTACACCCTGCGTGACAAGTTCGGCATCTGATCGAGTCCTGCGCACCGCCTACGTCCGGGTGGTGCGCAGGAGCCAATCTGTCGGGTGCGACGCGGCGCACGACAGATCACCAGAACGTGCAGAGCATCCTCGCCATGCGCGTACGCAACCGGGCCGACGTGATGGCTGACCCGTTCAAGCAGGACTACTTCGAAACATCCTCCGCATGGCCGGCGACCTGACCGCCCACAGCTTGGACGACTGGCAACAGGAACGCGGCGACATCCTCACCCTGCAATAACCCCCGCCTCCCCGGCGCGGCCCACCACCCTACCGCCGTAGGGTGCGCCGCGCGCACCAACACCCCACCGAGCCGCCCCGGTGCGCACGGCGCACCCTACGCAGAGCCCGAGCGCCGAGGCGCTGGACAGGCTGCGGGCAACTGGCTAGCGTGCGGTTTACCGCACTCCTCATTTGTGCAAAAGGACTTGCCGTTATTGCTGTCGCCTAACGTCCTGTGTCCTGTCGCGTTTGTTGCGACAGCGCTCAGGCAAGACAAGGGTTTGGCAAACGACAAGGCAAATTATTCGACATACATGGCGCAGAGAAATACATCATGTATGTCGCCTATTTATATGTTATGCGAGAAATTAAATGTGCTTTGCCGTCTACCTCGCAAGTGACGTGCCGCCCCCTCTAGTACGCTGGATCGAAACAGAACCTCGATTCAACGCGGTGTCGATCACGGCTAACAAAAAATTAATAAAAAAACAATTTCTACATCCGTACATTGTATACGCCGGCTCACATGAAGGCTGCGGGTGTGGCTTTGTCAAAGATGGTGAAACCGGTGACGACTTGGCTTTAGTTCAAACAAACTATGACGCACTTGTGCTCTATCTAAGTGAACAAATGGCCACTGGCGCAAAAATCGAAATATTTTCTTGCTGGGAGGGAGAGCAAGGGGCCGCGCCAGAAACAAAAGAAAAGATCACACTAGATAAATTAGGCACAAAAGAATTCGAGTTCCAAATTAAGGCATACTACGAAGTCGCATAACAAATGGTTCAAATCCTTCGCTTCGCTCACTGGGACCGGCTAAAGCCGGCCCCTTAACCAAACGTTATGCATTTTCAGAAATGTGTCATCCCGCTACAAATGGGCTCGCAAATGAAAAGCAAAGTTAAAAGGTCGAAATGGCTGAGGGCCTTTAATTCGCTGTGTGCGACACTTCTTACGGGCTCTGCAATTTACCTTATGATTATGGGCTTCAACTCTGTTGCCATCGCAGCTATAGCTATCTCCGCTGCCGGAACAGCTGCGCCTCTTGTCCAGCGCGACGAGGGAATTCTGGAGATAGTCGTCGGCACCGTCGAAGCCATGATTGACGGAGCCGTAGCAATCATCGAAGGCATAGCAAGTGCAATCGCTGGCCTATTCAGCTAGAAATGCATAACAACCGGTTCGAATCGCTCGCTGAGACGGGCTAAAGCCCGCCCCTTAGCCAAACGCTATTTTTCATGGAGGCTGCATGCCAAGGAAGAGCTTCTTAATAATACTAAGCGTATTGATAGTTTCGTTATCCGCCATGGCGGGATCTATTTATTATTTTTTTGGCTCTATGGATCAACGCGATCGAATAGCGATAGATCTTTTTAGAAATCCAGACGGAAGTTTTAACTATTCCGCCCTAGAGCACTCTCTTAACCATAACCTCATGGCCAGCGCTGGCTTTGCCGGTGTGATCGAGTTCGTAACCAAGCACAATGGCGCATGCAATAATAAAGGGTGTAGATTGCCAATATCAGGAAGCTTTTGCATAGCAGAAAACGCAATAATTAGCTTGGTAGGCAATGAAAGTTCTCAGGCAGTAAAAGTAAAGAAACATCTTGATGGGTGCTAAAAACATAACCATTACTTCAAGCCGGCGCGGCTTAATTCGGGCATTGCCCAAACCGATATTGAAAGGACTTCAATATGCCTCACGCACTTCGCACACTCCTTCTCGCCACCCTCGCCTTCACCCTGACCGGCTGCGGCACCTTTCTCGGTCGGGCCGGTGAGGCCAGCGAGGGTGACTATTACAAGGGCGTGGAAGCGGACATGGTTTTGCTCGGCGCCACCAGCAGCAGCGGCGAGGCCGAAGGCGCCACGGTGATGTGCTACCTGATGGTGGTTTGCCCGCTGATTACTCTGGTGTCGGTGCCGGTGGATGCGGCGGTGGATACGCTGTTGTTGCCGTTTGATCTGCTGGCGGTGGGGGATGAGGAGGCGGTGAGCGCGGAGGCTACAGCGCTCGAATAAGCTGACGCGACCGCGGATACTCCCCTCGCCCACTTGGGGGAGGGTATTGGCACACTGATATCTCCACGCTCAGTGCATAGTCCAAACAGCGACCCTCTCCCCAGCCCTCTCCCGTAAACGGGAGAGGGGGAAAAGCCACCCTGTTACTCCTGCGTATCTACCCTGCCCAAACCCTTCTGTTCATAGCGCGGATACAGGTGGCTGACGCTGCGGATCAAGCGCCAGGGCCGCCTGCAAGCCATCCGGGGCGTGCAGCCAGAGCAGCTCGAGCCCAGGGCCGAACCCTTGACGATGCAGCTGTTGCCCGGGCGCCAGCACGCGGATACCTCTGGTGACCTAGCCGCTAGCCTCCTCCGCGCGCCGGCCGCCGGCAATAGTGCTTTGGGAGCAATTCCCCGCGGCGCGGCCACGGGCTGGTAAACTGCGCGGCCTATTCCGCACAGCCCGCTGGGCTCCTGCGGACCGCAGCCGAAAGACCGATAGCCGCCATGATTGCCGATACTGCCACCCCGCCTCGCCTGTCCCGCCGTTTCTCCGTCGCGCCGATGATGGATTGGACGGACCGCCACTGCCGCTTCTTCCTGCGCCAGCTGTCCAGCCAGGCCCTGCTGTACACCGAGATGGTCACCACCGGCGCCCTGCTGCATGGCGAGGCCGAGCGTTTTCTGCGTTACAACGACTGTGAACACCCGCTGGCCCTGCAGCTGGGCGGCAGCAACCCGGCGGAGCTGGCGGCCTGCGCTAGGCTGGCCGAGCAGCATGGCTACGACGAGGTCAACCTGAATGTCGGCTGCCCCAGCGACCGGGTGCAGAACAACATGATTGGCGCCTGCCTGATGGGCCATCCGCAGTTGGTGGCCGATTGCGTCAAGGCCATGCAGGACGCGGTGTCGATTCCGGTCACGGTCAAGCACCGGATCGGCATCAACGGCCGCGACAGCTATGCCGAGCTGTGCGACTTCGTCGGTACGGTACGCGATGCCGGCTGCACCAGCTTCACCGTGCACGCGCGCATCGCCATTCTCGAAGGCCTGTCACCCAAGGAAAACCGCGAAGTACCGCCGCTGCGCTATGAGGTCGCCGCGCAGCTCAAGCAGGACTTCCCTGAGCTTGAGATTATCCTCAACGGCGGGATCAAGACCCTGGAGGAATGCCAGCAGCACCTGCAGACATTCGACGGCGTGATGCTCGGCCGCGAGGCCTACCACAACCCCTACCTGCTGGCCCAAGTCGATCAACTGCTGTTCGGCCAGCCAGGCCCGGTGATCAGCCGCGCCGAAGCACTGGCGCGCATGCGTCCGTATATCGAGCAGCACATTGCCGACGGCGGCGTGATGCACCACATCACCCGCCATGTGCTGGGCCTGGCCCAGGGCTTCTCCGGGGCACGCCGCTTCCGCCAACTGCTTTCGGTGGATGTGCACAAGGTCAAGGACCCGCTGGCCCTGCTCGATCAGGCTGGCGAGTTGCTCGTCGGTCGCTGAAACCTGTTGGAAATGCGCACGCCAGACCGTTGAGCGGGCCTCTGCGCTCGGGTAAGGTCATGCCACTTGCAACGACAGGGTTTCGTCATGACTTCCAAACTGGATCAACTCAAGCAGTACACCACCGTGGTCGCCGACACCGGCGACCTCGACGCGATCAGCCGGCTCAAGCCGGTGGACGCCACCACCAACCCTTCCCTGTTGCTCAAAGCCGCCGC encodes:
- a CDS encoding quinone oxidoreductase family protein yields the protein MAKAVRFYETGGPEVLRYEDVEVGEPGPGEVRLRHVAVGLNYADTYFRNGTYPIPMPNGMGVEAAGVVQAVGEGVSNVVVGDRVTYTGFLNTLGAYSTERLISAAPLIKLPDTIAFETAAAMTMRGLTSSYLMRRIYDFKPGDSILLHAAAGGVGLIVAQWAKLLGLTVIGTVSSEAKAEVARAHGCDHTINYSHEDVAKRVREMTDGVGVNVVFDSVGKNTFMGSLDSLKRRGLLVCVGTASGPIEGFNPQLLAMKGSLYMTRPALADYIADPAEKAALAGELFDHVGSGRIKIEINQHYALQDAVQAHRDLESRKTTGSSIFII
- a CDS encoding NAD(P)/FAD-dependent oxidoreductase, translating into MTHTPYPQSYYAASANPVPARPELQGETEADVCIIGAGYTGLSTALFLLENGFKVTVLEAAKVGFGASGRNGGQIVNSYSRDIDVIERTVGPKQAQLLGQMAFEGGRIIRERIAKYNIQCDLKDGGVFAANTPKHMKHLESQKKLWERYGHTQLELMDAKRIREVVASDSYVGGMLDMSGGHIHPLNLALGEAAAVESLGGVIYEQSPAIRVERGANPVVHTPNGRVKAKFVVVAGNAYLGNLLPELSAKSMPCGTQVITTEPLAADVAKSLLPQDYCVEDCNYLLDYYRLTSDKRLIFGGGVVYGARDPANIEAIIRPKMLKAFPQLKDVKIDYAWTGNFLLTLSRLPQVGRIGDNIYYSQGCSGHGVTYTHLAGKVLAEALRGQAERFDAFADLPHYPFPGGRLFQVPFSAIGAWYYTLRDKFGI
- a CDS encoding YceK/YidQ family lipoprotein, whose protein sequence is MPHALRTLLLATLAFTLTGCGTFLGRAGEASEGDYYKGVEADMVLLGATSSSGEAEGATVMCYLMVVCPLITLVSVPVDAAVDTLLLPFDLLAVGDEEAVSAEATALE
- the dusA gene encoding tRNA dihydrouridine(20/20a) synthase DusA, translating into MIADTATPPRLSRRFSVAPMMDWTDRHCRFFLRQLSSQALLYTEMVTTGALLHGEAERFLRYNDCEHPLALQLGGSNPAELAACARLAEQHGYDEVNLNVGCPSDRVQNNMIGACLMGHPQLVADCVKAMQDAVSIPVTVKHRIGINGRDSYAELCDFVGTVRDAGCTSFTVHARIAILEGLSPKENREVPPLRYEVAAQLKQDFPELEIILNGGIKTLEECQQHLQTFDGVMLGREAYHNPYLLAQVDQLLFGQPGPVISRAEALARMRPYIEQHIADGGVMHHITRHVLGLAQGFSGARRFRQLLSVDVHKVKDPLALLDQAGELLVGR